The following proteins are encoded in a genomic region of Liolophura sinensis isolate JHLJ2023 chromosome 7, CUHK_Ljap_v2, whole genome shotgun sequence:
- the LOC135471800 gene encoding transcription factor glial cells missing-like: MPCRGHCGYPVTHFWRHCNGLVYFQAKGVHDHPKPEVKTTAEARRHLHNSNRGRFYAQNKLRRQRKRSSRCLSPVQDHLPKSPRLTLSEKEFLCSCPPFECTCSAPMTTAFDLTATNLGPAWTIPTSGGTRDVNQVASLPQISTEAESTGAHHASCMGQQQQHMSYFSTPNDRGLSGFVDHIPSFPDPQASGEYVTFSGAHVYGNSSDLFLPLDSLSSLSSGMSAHNNITRCSNSNTFNRSWFNHTKDHGSSEYAGHGAIYNSSHQSRVSAFKQEPTDAGHFTHSAPDCLSDIFSSSPSCEVNKLPKSEPHSDFQDYDSNAISRSLPMFSPIKEGSLQGEYGHSTPVYSSPDYMGSRQPSPAGSVHSYRSSPVMRQMSTTPTGSDHSSPSPCFTELQPIFQCW; this comes from the exons ATGCCGTGTCGCGGTCACTGTGGTTACCCAGTTACTCACTTCTGGAGACATTGCAACGGGTTGGTCTATTTCCAAGCCAAGGGTGTTCATGATCATCCAAAACCGGAAGTAAAAACGACCGCTGAAGCCAGGCGACACCTCCATAATAGCAACCGTGGCCGATTTTACGct CAAAATAAACTTCGTCGCCAAAGAAAACGTTCTTCCCGCTGCCTAAGTCCAGTTCAAGACCACCTTCCCAAATCACCAAGGCTGACCCTCTCAG AAAAGGAGTTCCTTTGCTCATGTCCACCATTTGAATGCACCTGTTCTGCTCCCATGACAACGGCTTTTGACCTCACCGCAACAAATCTGGGTCCAGCGTGGACGATACCGACGTCCGGCGGAACGAGGGACGTCAATCAAGTTGCATCACTTCCACAGATTTCTACGGAAGCCGAGTCGACTGGAGCCCATCATGCCAGTTGTATGGGGCAACAGCAACAGCACATGAGTTATTTTTCGACCCCAAATGACCGGGGCCTCAGTGGATTTGTAGATCACATTCCATCTTTCCCTGATCCCCAAGCTTCCGGGGAATATGTTACATTCAGTGGTGCACATGTCTATGGGAATTCCTCAGATTTGTTTCTTCCCCTTGATTCCTTGTCCAGTTTATCATCTGGTATGTCGGCACACAACAACATCACCCGCTGCAGCAATTCCAACACCTTCAACCGCTCTTGGTTCAATCATACGAAAGACCACGGGTCATCAGAGTATGCAGGTCACGGCGCCATTTACAATTCTTCACATCAGTCTAGAGTGTCTGCCTTCAAACAGGAGCCCACTGACGCCGGTCACTTTACTCACTCTGCACCAGACTGCTTGAGCGACATTTTCTCATCTAGTCCTTCCTGTGAGGTGAACAAGTTGCCTAAATCTGAACCTCACTCGGATTTTCAGGACTACGACTCCAATGCCATTTCACGAAGTCTGCCAATGTTCAGTCCTATAAAGGAAGGAAGTCTGCAAGGAGAATACGGCCATTCCACGCCCGTGTACAGCAGTCCAGATTACATGGGCTCTAGACAACCAAGTCCCGCCGGATCCGTCCATTCGTATCGATCGTCCCCTGTCATGAGACAAATGTCAACCACGCCAACAGGCTCCGACCATTCCTCTCCTTCACCCTGCTTCACCGAGTTACAGCCAATTTTCCAGTGCTGGTAA